Proteins co-encoded in one Waddlia chondrophila WSU 86-1044 genomic window:
- a CDS encoding acyl-CoA dehydrogenase family protein, producing MDEEEKKLAEELLFSEKKNPSFAKQLFLGKFDHSLVFPYPYPEKSEEEETARFVGKVSEFASVHLNAAEIDRQAQIPDEVLKGLADMGVLGMTVPKEYAGLGMSQRAYCKVTDRIARQCGSTALFINVHQSIGLKALLLFGTEEQKEKWLPDLAKGKKYAAFSLTEPNAGSDANGVETKAVYDPEKKVYRINGLKQWTTNGSIADILTVMAKTEVETKEGVQERVTAFLVTPDMPGFIVRDKALDKLGTRGAWTANLAFNHLEVPEENILGPLGGGLKVCLTLLDYGRTTFGAMCTGAARELVQLGVKHARERYQFKRPLASFSLVKKKIAKICSLLYAMDASTYLTAGLIDSGVEDIMLESAILKVFTSDALWEIIYEVMQILGGRSFFTDQPYERMMRDARLNMIGEGSNEVLRAFIGAVGMRGLGVELQKGVFSNAGKLFSRLFLPAIPVRSQRLSKEAKELAAVLRKLHWYSAGLLAKHGEDIVECQLQLNRIASIAMSVYTMSAVLSKLDTDKPSGRDLSVGIYFIRSQLALCRRWFKGIGSNDDEASVKLADAITGI from the coding sequence ATGGACGAAGAAGAAAAAAAATTAGCGGAGGAGTTGCTTTTTTCCGAGAAGAAAAATCCAAGTTTTGCCAAGCAGCTGTTTTTAGGGAAGTTTGATCACTCGCTTGTGTTCCCTTATCCCTACCCTGAAAAATCGGAAGAGGAAGAAACTGCGAGATTTGTTGGCAAAGTCTCAGAATTTGCCAGTGTTCATCTTAATGCTGCTGAAATCGATCGCCAAGCGCAAATTCCTGATGAGGTGTTGAAAGGGCTGGCAGACATGGGTGTGCTTGGAATGACTGTGCCGAAGGAGTATGCTGGTTTAGGCATGTCTCAACGCGCTTACTGCAAGGTAACCGATCGGATTGCCCGGCAATGTGGATCGACTGCGCTGTTTATCAATGTCCATCAAAGCATCGGGCTTAAAGCTCTTCTTCTTTTCGGAACAGAGGAGCAGAAAGAAAAATGGCTTCCTGATTTGGCAAAAGGGAAGAAGTATGCGGCATTTTCACTGACGGAGCCAAATGCAGGATCGGATGCTAATGGTGTGGAGACGAAGGCAGTTTATGACCCTGAAAAAAAAGTTTATCGTATCAATGGTTTGAAACAGTGGACAACCAATGGAAGCATTGCCGATATTTTGACGGTCATGGCAAAAACCGAGGTGGAGACCAAGGAGGGAGTTCAAGAGCGTGTCACAGCATTTTTGGTAACTCCGGACATGCCGGGGTTTATTGTTCGTGATAAGGCATTGGACAAGTTGGGAACGCGAGGGGCATGGACTGCGAACTTAGCATTCAATCATCTCGAAGTTCCGGAGGAAAATATCCTAGGCCCTCTAGGAGGCGGCCTCAAGGTGTGTTTAACATTGTTGGATTATGGCCGCACAACATTTGGTGCGATGTGTACGGGAGCGGCTCGAGAGCTGGTGCAGCTAGGTGTTAAACACGCCAGGGAGCGGTATCAATTTAAGCGTCCGTTGGCTTCATTTTCCTTGGTAAAAAAGAAAATTGCCAAGATCTGTTCTCTTCTTTATGCGATGGATGCCTCGACGTATCTTACTGCCGGTTTGATTGATAGCGGGGTAGAAGATATTATGCTTGAATCAGCCATTCTCAAAGTGTTTACGAGCGATGCGCTTTGGGAAATTATCTATGAAGTGATGCAGATTTTGGGAGGCCGTTCATTTTTTACCGACCAGCCTTATGAGAGGATGATGCGCGATGCTCGTTTGAACATGATCGGCGAAGGTTCCAACGAGGTGTTGCGAGCGTTCATCGGCGCCGTTGGCATGCGCGGTTTAGGAGTCGAGCTTCAAAAAGGAGTGTTTTCCAATGCAGGAAAATTGTTTAGCCGGCTGTTTTTGCCTGCGATTCCTGTTAGATCGCAGCGGCTGAGTAAAGAAGCGAAAGAGTTGGCGGCGGTTCTTCGAAAATTGCATTGGTATTCTGCGGGCCTTCTTGCAAAGCACGGTGAGGACATTGTCGAGTGTCAGCTGCAGTTAAACAGGATCGCTTCCATTGCGATGTCGGTGTATACCATGAGTGCTGTTTTAAGCAAGCTTGATACCGATAAACCATCGGGCAGAGACTTGTCCGTAGGGATCTATTTTATTCGAAGCCAGCTTGCCCTGTGCCGTCGATGGTTCAAAGGGATTGGATCAAATGATGATGAAGCAAGTGTTAAGTTGGCTGACGCGATCACAGGGATTTAG
- a CDS encoding glycoside hydrolase family 15 protein, whose translation MVYKRIEDYGIIGDLDTVALVGIDGSIDFMCFPYFDSPSVFASLLDHKKGGRFLIAPQIENVVRKQMYLPGSNILLTRALCSGGISEISDYMVIHEEEYHNTLVRRAKAVRGRVKFRIECSPRFDYARCSHKVRQKGNEVIFIPENEKIDAIRLKSEFPLNVQNGDVVSEFILEEGETATFILELGEDEEITPSTHPSYAVKSFKDTMNYWQRWISRSNYRGRWQEMVNRSALTLKLLTSRKYGSIVASPTFGLPEELGGERNWDYRFTWIRDASFTLYGLMRLGFVEESEAFMKWVWDRCADMNPNSPLQIMYGIDGRKTLTEEPLPHFEGYEGSSPVRIGNGAYDQLQLDIYGELMDSVYLYDKYGKGISFDLWDKLKILIDWVTNNWQRKDEGIWEVRGGQKEFLYSRVMCWVAVDRAMRLAQKRSLAAPMEKWHAVRNQIHEDIIKNFWDHKHQAFVQYKNSQSVDASNLLMPMIRYISPVDPRWLSTLQAMKKNLVEDSLVFRYRTQEGAPDGLQGSEGTFNMCSFWYVECLSRSGDVQQARYLFEKMLSYANHLGLYAEELSVEGRQLGNFPQAFTHLALISAAFELNRSLDNHRILW comes from the coding sequence ATGGTTTACAAACGAATTGAAGATTACGGAATCATCGGCGACCTCGACACAGTCGCTCTTGTGGGAATTGATGGCTCCATTGATTTTATGTGCTTTCCCTACTTCGATTCTCCTTCTGTATTTGCTTCTCTGCTAGATCACAAAAAAGGGGGACGGTTTCTGATCGCCCCTCAAATCGAAAATGTTGTCCGCAAACAGATGTATCTTCCCGGATCCAACATCTTGCTGACCCGGGCCCTTTGCAGCGGCGGCATCAGCGAAATATCCGACTATATGGTGATCCACGAAGAGGAGTATCACAACACACTTGTAAGGCGTGCTAAAGCCGTCAGAGGAAGAGTGAAGTTCAGAATCGAATGCAGCCCCCGTTTTGATTACGCTCGATGCAGCCACAAAGTACGTCAAAAGGGCAATGAAGTGATTTTCATCCCGGAAAATGAAAAGATCGATGCCATCCGTCTTAAATCGGAATTTCCTCTAAACGTCCAGAACGGCGATGTCGTTTCGGAATTTATCCTGGAAGAAGGAGAAACAGCGACCTTTATTCTTGAACTTGGAGAAGATGAAGAGATCACCCCTTCCACGCATCCCTCCTATGCAGTCAAAAGCTTCAAAGATACGATGAATTATTGGCAGCGCTGGATCAGCCGCTCCAACTACCGCGGACGCTGGCAGGAAATGGTCAACCGCTCCGCTCTCACATTGAAATTATTGACTTCGAGAAAATATGGATCGATCGTTGCCTCCCCCACTTTCGGATTGCCGGAAGAATTAGGCGGAGAGAGAAATTGGGACTACAGATTCACCTGGATCCGCGACGCTTCTTTTACTCTTTACGGATTGATGCGATTGGGATTCGTTGAAGAATCGGAAGCGTTCATGAAATGGGTTTGGGATAGATGTGCCGATATGAATCCCAACTCCCCTCTGCAAATCATGTATGGAATCGACGGCCGCAAAACCCTCACGGAAGAACCTCTACCCCATTTTGAAGGGTATGAAGGCTCCTCTCCTGTCAGAATCGGCAATGGCGCTTATGATCAGCTGCAGTTAGATATCTATGGAGAGTTGATGGATTCTGTTTATCTTTACGACAAATACGGCAAAGGAATCTCCTTCGACCTATGGGATAAATTAAAAATCCTCATTGATTGGGTGACAAATAACTGGCAGCGAAAAGACGAAGGGATCTGGGAAGTACGAGGAGGGCAGAAGGAATTTCTTTACTCCCGTGTCATGTGCTGGGTAGCCGTCGACCGAGCAATGAGGCTTGCCCAAAAACGTTCTCTAGCCGCCCCGATGGAAAAGTGGCACGCAGTCAGAAATCAAATCCATGAAGACATCATCAAAAATTTTTGGGATCATAAACATCAAGCCTTTGTGCAATATAAAAACAGCCAATCAGTCGATGCTTCGAATCTTCTCATGCCCATGATCCGCTACATCAGCCCTGTCGATCCACGCTGGCTATCCACCTTGCAAGCCATGAAAAAAAATCTCGTCGAAGACTCTCTTGTCTTCCGCTATCGCACCCAGGAAGGAGCTCCAGACGGCCTCCAAGGATCTGAAGGAACCTTCAACATGTGCTCCTTTTGGTATGTAGAGTGCCTTTCCCGCTCAGGAGACGTGCAGCAGGCACGCTATCTTTTTGAGAAAATGTTAAGCTATGCTAATCACCTAGGTTTATATGCAGAAGAGCTTTCAGTCGAAGGACGGCAACTTGGAAACTTTCCTCAAGCCTTCACCCATCTCGCATTAATCAGTGCAGCCTTCGAATTGAACCGAAGCTTAGACAACCACAGAATCCTCTGGTGA
- a CDS encoding glycosyltransferase — translation MELSNYPHPYLKDIFQEFTRWKQWEKIEPEGFIIGCNWKMQAMIPWWWEHYSKYNALPVTFIDMGLSDTMRHYCERRGRVAPLLIPKYLLKKRILLPEQLKEKHSTKALRKKNLERFSYFFKPFALLQSPYQHSVWIDIDCRVQASLSPIFDYCKNGIALTPMSPYKQLNPAQQQKPSDDQVLFNSGVICFQRGDALINDWTVASVCRDQWYFGDQDILNALIYEQRIEVNRLPNTYNWIVKEWGQNPEAKVVHFAGLFKSFNHHRFSSFNIQMPKKPYHW, via the coding sequence ATGGAACTCAGCAATTACCCTCATCCGTATTTAAAAGATATTTTCCAAGAATTTACCCGCTGGAAGCAATGGGAAAAGATCGAACCGGAAGGTTTTATCATCGGCTGCAACTGGAAAATGCAAGCAATGATCCCTTGGTGGTGGGAGCACTATAGCAAATACAACGCCCTTCCTGTTACATTCATCGATATGGGACTGTCAGACACCATGCGGCACTATTGCGAAAGAAGAGGGCGAGTTGCTCCACTTCTCATTCCTAAATATTTGTTAAAAAAACGGATTCTTCTTCCGGAACAATTGAAAGAAAAGCATTCTACCAAAGCGTTGAGAAAGAAAAATTTGGAGCGCTTCTCCTATTTTTTCAAACCGTTCGCACTACTACAGTCCCCTTATCAGCACTCTGTCTGGATCGATATCGACTGCCGGGTACAAGCCTCTCTTTCTCCGATTTTCGACTATTGCAAAAACGGAATTGCCCTAACTCCCATGTCCCCTTATAAACAGTTGAACCCGGCGCAGCAGCAAAAACCTTCCGATGATCAAGTTCTTTTTAACAGCGGAGTCATCTGTTTTCAAAGAGGAGATGCCTTGATCAACGACTGGACTGTTGCTTCTGTCTGCAGAGATCAGTGGTATTTTGGCGATCAAGATATTTTAAATGCTCTCATCTACGAACAAAGGATCGAGGTCAACCGCCTGCCGAACACCTACAATTGGATCGTCAAGGAGTGGGGTCAAAACCCTGAAGCAAAGGTGGTCCATTTTGCCGGATTATTCAAAAGCTTCAACCATCATCGTTTTTCAAGCTTCAATATTCAGATGCCAAAAAAACCCTACCACTGGTAA
- the mnmA gene encoding tRNA 2-thiouridine(34) synthase MnmA codes for MSRTVVVGLSGGVDSAVAALLLKQQGYSVIGLFMKNWEEKDSDGQCSSAADYEDVSRVCDLLDIPYYGVNFSQEYWDSVFADCLEEFKKGHTPNPDVLCNREIKFKVLFEKAKELGGDYLATGHYCRTRIYEGEAQLLKGADPDKDQSYFLYMIKSDILQSVLFPIGSLPKKEVREIARRHNLPVHSKKDSTGICFIGERNFKEFLGQYISFAPGEFQTMDGKTVGRHDGVPFYTIGQRRGLGIGGAGDAWFVVGKDVEKNIVFVEQGADHPALYATDLYADELSWVSSKGAPEKTFVCSSKIRYRQKDKPCRITAIEEGIARVEFPEKQRAVTPRQSIVFYDGDVCLGGGMIR; via the coding sequence ATGTCAAGAACTGTTGTCGTAGGTTTGTCCGGAGGTGTTGATTCAGCCGTTGCAGCCCTGTTGCTCAAGCAACAGGGGTATTCGGTCATTGGCCTCTTCATGAAAAACTGGGAAGAGAAAGATAGTGACGGTCAATGCTCTTCTGCGGCAGATTACGAAGATGTTTCACGCGTATGCGATCTTTTGGACATTCCTTATTACGGAGTCAATTTTTCTCAGGAATATTGGGATTCGGTTTTTGCTGATTGCCTTGAGGAATTTAAAAAAGGGCATACTCCAAATCCGGATGTGTTGTGCAACCGTGAGATAAAATTTAAAGTGTTATTTGAAAAAGCGAAAGAGCTTGGCGGAGACTATCTAGCGACTGGCCACTATTGCCGTACTCGGATTTACGAAGGGGAAGCACAGTTGCTGAAGGGGGCCGACCCTGATAAAGACCAAAGCTATTTTCTTTACATGATCAAAAGCGATATTTTGCAGAGTGTGCTGTTTCCGATTGGCTCTCTCCCAAAAAAAGAGGTGCGAGAGATCGCCCGTCGTCACAATCTTCCGGTCCATTCCAAAAAGGACAGCACAGGAATTTGCTTTATCGGAGAGAGGAATTTTAAAGAATTTTTAGGTCAGTACATCTCTTTTGCTCCAGGCGAGTTTCAAACAATGGATGGGAAAACTGTAGGTCGGCATGACGGCGTTCCATTTTATACCATTGGCCAGCGTAGAGGGTTAGGGATTGGCGGCGCGGGAGATGCCTGGTTTGTTGTTGGCAAGGATGTCGAGAAAAACATTGTATTTGTCGAACAAGGAGCTGATCATCCAGCTTTATACGCAACTGATTTGTATGCGGATGAACTCTCTTGGGTTTCTTCAAAGGGAGCTCCGGAAAAAACGTTTGTCTGCTCTTCGAAGATCCGCTATCGTCAGAAGGACAAGCCCTGCCGGATTACAGCGATCGAAGAGGGCATTGCTCGCGTAGAATTCCCGGAAAAGCAGCGTGCAGTGACTCCGAGACAGTCGATTGTGTTTTATGACGGCGATGTCTGCCTTGGCGGAGGGATGATTCGATGA
- a CDS encoding SDR family oxidoreductase, which produces MENVQPEESLPDAAVPSCRIRKVLKGQKALVTGGDSGIGKGIALSLAQAGADIVVNYASNEAAAGETVEEIKQKNPEVQVFAHQTDVSDESQVQGMFKGMIKQFGAIDILVNNAGLQQDSPFHEMTLEKWNKVINVNLTGQFLCAREAVREFMRQGVKEKVSCSAGKIICISSVHEVIPWAGHVNYAASKGGIMMMMKSIAQEVARYKIRVNSICPGAIRTPINRSAWDTPEAYKSLMSLIPYNRIGEADDIGRAAVWLASDEADYVCGVSFFVDGGMTLYPGFTSGG; this is translated from the coding sequence ATGGAAAATGTGCAACCAGAAGAAAGTCTTCCCGATGCAGCGGTGCCTTCGTGCCGGATAAGGAAGGTTTTAAAAGGGCAAAAAGCTTTGGTGACGGGAGGGGACTCCGGTATTGGTAAAGGCATTGCGCTTTCTCTTGCTCAAGCAGGAGCTGATATTGTTGTCAATTATGCTTCCAACGAAGCGGCAGCCGGGGAAACTGTCGAAGAGATTAAACAAAAAAACCCTGAAGTTCAGGTGTTTGCGCACCAAACAGATGTCTCCGATGAGAGCCAGGTACAGGGGATGTTTAAGGGGATGATTAAGCAGTTCGGAGCAATCGATATCTTGGTCAATAATGCAGGGCTTCAGCAGGATTCTCCCTTTCACGAGATGACCTTGGAAAAATGGAATAAAGTGATCAATGTCAATTTGACAGGGCAGTTCCTTTGCGCTCGTGAAGCTGTCAGGGAATTTATGCGTCAGGGGGTCAAAGAGAAGGTCTCTTGTTCTGCTGGAAAAATTATTTGTATCAGTTCTGTGCATGAAGTGATCCCTTGGGCGGGTCATGTCAACTATGCCGCCTCCAAGGGGGGAATCATGATGATGATGAAAAGCATTGCTCAAGAGGTTGCCCGCTATAAAATTCGAGTGAACAGCATTTGTCCCGGAGCTATCCGTACACCGATCAATCGCTCTGCATGGGACACTCCCGAGGCCTACAAGTCATTAATGTCGCTCATTCCTTATAACCGCATTGGCGAAGCGGACGATATTGGGAGAGCGGCAGTGTGGTTGGCCTCTGATGAAGCAGACTATGTCTGTGGAGTCAGCTTTTTCGTTGACGGAGGGATGACGCTTTATCCAGGATTTACTTCTGGAGGATAA